The following coding sequences lie in one Asterias amurensis chromosome 18, ASM3211899v1 genomic window:
- the LOC139950939 gene encoding uncharacterized protein, with the protein MKITIATVTLLLGILQVPFMVAKTAVSPDPETTCNSCCRGPAGIPGIPGSNGNHGQGLVGSPGEVGQPGAKGDMGSDGLVGEPGAKGDTGLKGDQGVGQPGKQGPLGLSGMNGLNGERGEPGPAGQTGEAGEPGGNGDIGSDGLVGAPGAKGDHGLKGEQGVGQQGRKGLRGLSGMNGLKGEKGEPGPAGQTGEAGECSSRRSAFTAVRNTAFSPPSIWDPLPFEELLFSEEGTDFNLNNGAFTCNVPGVYVLMFSVFKLSSESYLYVKLMRNGNAIVTGGVHAAHNHHVSSSAVIPLYRGDQVHLAVHGQVDSNSDHFTSFIGFLLYEI; encoded by the exons ATGAAGATTACCATAGCAACAGTGACCCTTCTTCTTGGTATTTTGCAAGTTCCGTTCATGGTGGCTAAAACAGCAGTTTCACCTGATCCGGAGACGACGTGTAACTCCTGCTGCCGgggcccagccggtataccggGAATTCCCGGGTCAaatgggaaccatggtcaaggGCTTGTAGGGTCccctggtgaggtaggtcaacccggggCTAAAGGAGACATGGGGTCAGATGGACTAGttggtgagccaggcgctaaaggggatacAGGACTTAAGGGAGAtcaaggagtcggtcaaccagggaaacaaggacctctaggtctgtctgggatgaatggtctgaatggggagagag gtgaacctggaccagctggacagaccggagaagcaggtgagcccgggggaaatggagacatcgggtcagatggactggttggtgcgccaggcgctaaaggggatcatggactgaagggagagcaaggagtcggtcaacagggcagaaagggacttcgaggtctgtctgggatgaatggtctgaagggTGAGaaaggtgaacctggaccagctggacagactggtgaagcaggtgaatgtagttcgcgacggtccgccttcactgcagtgaggaATACCGCCTTCAGCCCTCCATCCATATGGGATcctctgccctttgaagagttattgttttcagaggaagggactgatttTAACTTGAATAACGGCGcgtttacgtgtaatgtgcctggggtatacgtattgatgttctcagtcTTCAAATTATCAAGTGAGTCTTACCTATATGTCAAGCTGATGAGGAACGGTAACGCCATTGTTACAGGGGGTGTACACGCTGCACATAACCATCATGTGAGCAgcagtgcagtgattcccctTTACCgtggagatcaagttcacttagctgtacACGGTCAAGTAGATAGTAACTCTGACCATTTCACGTCTTTCATTGGATTCCTGCTGTACGAAATCTAA
- the LOC139950297 gene encoding uncharacterized protein, which produces MKITIAVAIVFVFMQVQFLVATAAVSPDPGLTCNSCCQGPAGIPGIPGSNGNHGQGIVGQRGDAGSPGEVGQPGVKGDKGSDGLVGGPGAKGEHGLKGEQGVGLPGKQGPQGLPGMNGLKGERGEPGQAGQTGETGECSMRRSAFTAVRNTSFNPPSNYDPLPFEELLFSEEGTDFKLNNGTFTCNVPGVYVLMFSVRKSNSGPYLYVQLRKNGNIIVIGGVHAAGHQQVSNSALIPLHYGDQVHLAVRGHVYSNSHHYTSFTGFLLYEI; this is translated from the coding sequence ATGAAGATTACTATAGCAGTGGCCATTGTTTtcgtttttatgcaagttcagtTTTTGGTGGCTACAGCAGCAGTTTCACCTGATCCGGGACTGACGTGTAACTCCTGCTgccagggcccagccggtatTCCAGGAATCCCTGGATCtaatgggaaccatggtcaaggCATTGTAGGTCAGAGAGGTGATGCTGGCTCtcctggtgaggtaggtcaacccggggttaaaggagacaaggggtcagatggactggttggtgggccaggcgctaaaggggaacatggactgaagggagagcaaggagtcggtctaccagggaaacaaggacctcaaggtctgcctgggatgaatggtttgaagggggagagaggtgaacctggacaaGCTGGACAGACTGGTGAAACAGGTGAATGTAGTATGCGACGGTCCGCTTTCACTGCAGTGAGGAATACCAGCTTCAACCCTCCATCCAACTATGATcctctgccctttgaagagttattgttttcagaggaagggactgatttcaagttgaataacggcacgtttacgtgtaacgtgcctggggtatacgtattgatgttctcagtcCGGAAATCAAATAGTGGGCCTTACCTATATGTCCAGCTGAGGAAGAACGGTAACATCATTGTAATAGGGGGTGTACACGCTGCAGGTCATCAGCAAGTGAGCAACAGTGCATTGATTCCCCTGCACtatggagatcaagttcacttagctgtacGCGGTCATGTATATAGTAACTCTCATCATTACACGTCTTTTACTGGATTCCTGTTGtacgaaatctaa